One region of Drosophila teissieri strain GT53w chromosome 2L, Prin_Dtei_1.1, whole genome shotgun sequence genomic DNA includes:
- the LOC122626559 gene encoding reticulon-1 isoform X2: MDLNFDELKKEAAATNEDIFNRAQKAYEDSGLGGDAGNVSGGAQDDNAHTEHYFANEQKNMDFGDPQEFVQRLSAGAKDAKLDLDAKFAQKTDDFEDFLRDAGKEVKQGISGLTNDFMNAERGFSSPLAPFSETVAQAPVIPAQAPAVPAHAPAVPAPAAPAPAVPAPAPVEEDLLGSFSDQPSAPLQAFQPTAPSTANFYDDEEDDFLGKPTTAAPAAPAAPVTKFNEDSDTESPSVSCTPSPAKKPIVDALKDQDNEKFISSEDLVSDFKEEPRSAPAPIPAPIPVAAPAALAPVPVVVPVPVPVAKPQPVPVAVPVTTALITDLDDEEVVFKPSVQEAPKAPTITAPVIEPKPEAPKPKVEPSKPKVVPAPVESTQPQPKIAPVEEIFCKYGLVESLIYWRDVKKSGIVFGAGLITLVAISSFSVISVFAYLSLLTLFGTVAFRIFKSLTQAVQKTNEGHPFKEYLELDLTLSHEKVQNIAGVAVAHINGFISELRRLFLVEDIIDSIKFGLLLWAFTFVGAWFNGMTLVILAFVSLFTLPKVYENNKQSIDTYLDLVRSKLTEVTDKIRVAIPIPIGNKKPVAAAESEKDK; this comes from the exons ATGGATCTGAACTTCGACGAACTGAAAAAGGAGGCCGCTGCCACCAACGAGGACATCTTCAACCGGGCACAAAAGGCCTACGAGGACTCAGGACTTGGCGGCGATGCTGGCAACGTAAGCGGTGGCGCCCAGGACGATAATGCCCACACGGAGCACTACTTTGCCAATGAGCAAAAGAACATGGACTTTGGCGATCCGCAGGAGTTTGTCCAACGCCTTTCCGCCGGCGCCAAGGACGCCAAACTTGATTTGGACGCCAAGTTTGCCCAGAAGACCGATGATTTCGAGGACTTTCTGCGCGATGCCGGCAAGGAGGTGAAGCAGGGCATCAGTGGACTGACCAACGACTTCATGAATGCCGAGCGGGGTTTCTCCTCTCCCCTGGCTCCATTCTCGGAGACGGTAGCTCAAGCTCCGGTTATTCCAGCACAAGCTCCAGCTGTTCCAGCACATGCTCCGGCCGTTCCAGCTCCAGcggctccagctcctgctgtCCCAGCACCGGCTCCTGTCGAGGAGGACCTCCTGGGCAGCTTCTCCGACCAGCCATCGGCTCCACTCCAGGCCTTCCAGCCCACGGCACCGTCCACGGCCAATTTCTATGACGATGAGGAGGATGACTTCCTGGGCAAGCCGACCACTGCTGCCccagctgctcctgccgctCCAGTAACCAAGTTCAACGAGGATTCGGACACCGAATCGCCGTCCGTCTCGTGCACACCATCGCCGGCCAAGAAACCCATTGTGGATGCCCTCAAGGATCAGGACAACGAGAAGTTCATCTCGTCGGAGGATCTGGTCAGCGATTTCAAGGAGGAGCCACGCTCCGCACCAGCACCCATACCAGCTCCCATTCccgttgctgctcctgctgctcttGCTCCAGTGCCAGTAGtagtaccagtaccagtaccagttGCCAAACCCCAGCCGGTTCCAGTGGCTGTACCCGTGACAACCGCTTTGATAACCGATCTGGATGACGAGGAGGTGGTGTTCAAGCCCAGTGTCCAGGAGGCGCCCAAGGCACCCACCATCACAGCACCCGTAATCGAACCGAAACCGGAGGCACCCAAGCCCAAGGTGGAGCCGTCCAAGCCGAAGGTCGTACCAGCGCCAGTTGAATCGACCCAGCCGCAGCCAAAGATTGCGCCCGTCGAGGAGATCTTCTGCAAATACGGATTGG TGGAATCCCTTATCTACTGGCGCGATGTGAAGAAATCCGGCATCGTCTTCGGCGCTGGCCTGATCACATTGGTGGCCATCTCCAGCTTCTCGGTGATCAGCGTGTTCGCTTACTTGTCGCTCCTGACCCTCTTCGGCACCGTCGCCTTCAGAATCTTCAAATCTTTGACACAGGCCGTGCAAAAGACAAACGAGGGACACCCCTTCAA GGAATACTTGGAGCTGGATCTGACGCTGTCGCACGAAAAGGTGCAGAACATTGCCGGCGTGGCTGTGGCACATATCAATGGCTTCATCTCCGAGCTGAGGCGTCTGTTTCTGGTTGAGGATATCATCGATTCGATCAAGTTTGGCCTTCTTCTGTGGGCCTTCACCTTCGTGGGTGCCTGGTTCAATGGCATGACTCTGGTCATCTTGG CCTTTGTCTCGCTGTTTACCTTGCCCAAGGTCTACGAGAACAACAAGCAATCGATCGACACCTACTTGGATCTGGTGCGCAGCAAATTGACAGAAGTCACCGACAA GATCCGAGTagccatccccatccccattggCAACAAGAAGCCCGTGGCCGCTGCCGAGTCTGAGAAGGACAAGTAA
- the LOC122626559 gene encoding reticulon-1-A isoform X5: MAAGLEQLKGLLQSLGELKDLPLNRESLESLIYWRDVKKSGIVFGAGLITLVAISSFSVISVFAYLSLLTLFGTVAFRIFKSLTQAVQKTNEGHPFKEYLELDLTLSHEKVQNIAGVAVAHINGFISELRRLFLVEDIIDSIKFGLLLWAFTFVGAWFNGMTLVILAFVSLFTLPKVYENNKQSIDTYLDLVRSKLTEVTDKIRVAIPIPIGNKKPVAAAESEKDK; the protein is encoded by the exons ATGGCTGCTGGTCTGGAACAGCTGAAGGGTCTGCTGCAATCGCTGGGCGAACTCAAAGACTTGCCTCTGAACCGCGAGTCGT TGGAATCCCTTATCTACTGGCGCGATGTGAAGAAATCCGGCATCGTCTTCGGCGCTGGCCTGATCACATTGGTGGCCATCTCCAGCTTCTCGGTGATCAGCGTGTTCGCTTACTTGTCGCTCCTGACCCTCTTCGGCACCGTCGCCTTCAGAATCTTCAAATCTTTGACACAGGCCGTGCAAAAGACAAACGAGGGACACCCCTTCAA GGAATACTTGGAGCTGGATCTGACGCTGTCGCACGAAAAGGTGCAGAACATTGCCGGCGTGGCTGTGGCACATATCAATGGCTTCATCTCCGAGCTGAGGCGTCTGTTTCTGGTTGAGGATATCATCGATTCGATCAAGTTTGGCCTTCTTCTGTGGGCCTTCACCTTCGTGGGTGCCTGGTTCAATGGCATGACTCTGGTCATCTTGG CCTTTGTCTCGCTGTTTACCTTGCCCAAGGTCTACGAGAACAACAAGCAATCGATCGACACCTACTTGGATCTGGTGCGCAGCAAATTGACAGAAGTCACCGACAA GATCCGAGTagccatccccatccccattggCAACAAGAAGCCCGTGGCCGCTGCCGAGTCTGAGAAGGACAAGTAA
- the LOC122617171 gene encoding general transcription factor IIH subunit 5, whose product MVNVMKGVLVECDPAMKQFLLHLDEKLALGRKFIIQDLDENHLFISTDIVEVLQARVDDLMDRISFPLHDKDA is encoded by the exons ATGGTAAATGTTATGAAAGGAGTGCTGGTGGAGTG TGATCCTGCTATGAAACAATTCCTGCTGCACTTGGACGAAAAACTGGCTCTGGGTCGCAAATTCATTATCCAGGATCTGGACGAGAACCATTTGTTTATCTCCACGGACATTGTGGAAGTTCTGCAGGCGCGAGTGGACGATTTGATGGATCGGATAAGCTTCCCGTTGCACGACAAGGACGCTTAA
- the LOC122626559 gene encoding reticulon-1-A isoform X7, whose amino-acid sequence MSNRLLESLIYWRDVKKSGIVFGAGLITLVAISSFSVISVFAYLSLLTLFGTVAFRIFKSLTQAVQKTNEGHPFKEYLELDLTLSHEKVQNIAGVAVAHINGFISELRRLFLVEDIIDSIKFGLLLWAFTFVGAWFNGMTLVILAFVSLFTLPKVYENNKQSIDTYLDLVRSKLTEVTDKIRVAIPIPIGNKKPVAAAESEKDK is encoded by the exons ATGTCGAACAGATTGT TGGAATCCCTTATCTACTGGCGCGATGTGAAGAAATCCGGCATCGTCTTCGGCGCTGGCCTGATCACATTGGTGGCCATCTCCAGCTTCTCGGTGATCAGCGTGTTCGCTTACTTGTCGCTCCTGACCCTCTTCGGCACCGTCGCCTTCAGAATCTTCAAATCTTTGACACAGGCCGTGCAAAAGACAAACGAGGGACACCCCTTCAA GGAATACTTGGAGCTGGATCTGACGCTGTCGCACGAAAAGGTGCAGAACATTGCCGGCGTGGCTGTGGCACATATCAATGGCTTCATCTCCGAGCTGAGGCGTCTGTTTCTGGTTGAGGATATCATCGATTCGATCAAGTTTGGCCTTCTTCTGTGGGCCTTCACCTTCGTGGGTGCCTGGTTCAATGGCATGACTCTGGTCATCTTGG CCTTTGTCTCGCTGTTTACCTTGCCCAAGGTCTACGAGAACAACAAGCAATCGATCGACACCTACTTGGATCTGGTGCGCAGCAAATTGACAGAAGTCACCGACAA GATCCGAGTagccatccccatccccattggCAACAAGAAGCCCGTGGCCGCTGCCGAGTCTGAGAAGGACAAGTAA
- the LOC122617015 gene encoding thioredoxin reductase-like selenoprotein T homolog CG3887, with product MDALNGRNVALLVLCLCAGYALVCAEGEKEIPVTKFGQNIAPTMTFLYCYSCGYRKAFEDYVGLLGEKYPQIQVHGGNYDPPGLNYYLSKMIFALKIIIIVSVVSAVSPFTFLGLNTPSWWGHLQANKIYACMMIFFLGNMLEGQLISSGAFEITLNDVPVWSKLQTGRFPSPEVLFQIIDNHLQFTEKVQENPDFVK from the exons ATGGACGCTCTGAACGGAAGGAACGTGGCACTGCTGGTGCTCTGCCTATGCGCTGGCTACGCCCTGGTGTGCGCCGAGGGCGAAAAAGAGATACCGGTCACCAAGTTCGGTCAGAATATTGCGCCGACGATGACTTTCCTTTACTG CTACTCCTGCGGTTATCGCAAGGCCTTCGAGGATTACGTCGGCCTGCTGGGCGAGAAGTATCCACAGATCCAGGTCCATGGCGGCAACTACGATCCGCCGGGTCTCAACTATTACCTGTCCAAGATGATATTCGCGCTGAAGATCATCATCATTGTGTCCGTGGTCAGTGCGGTCAGTCCGTTCACCTTCCTCGGCCTGAACACGCCCAGTTGGTGGGGTCACCTGCAGGCGAACAAGATATACGCTTGcatgatgatcttctttctggGCAACATGCTCGAGGGCCAGCTTATCTCGTCCGGCGCTTTTGAGATAACACTGAATGATGTGCCCGTGTGGTCGAAACTGCAGACGGGACGCTTTCCCTCGCCAGAGGTCCTCTTTCAGATCATCGACAACCATCTGCAGTTCACCGAAAAGGTGCAGGAGAATCCGGACTTTGTTAAATAA
- the LOC122626559 gene encoding reticulon-1 isoform X1, with protein sequence MDLNFDELKKEAAATNEDIFNRAQKAYEDSGLGGDAGNVSGGAQDDNAHTEHYFANEQKNMDFGDPQEFVQRLSAGAKDAKLDLDAKFAQKTDDFEDFLRDAGKEVKQGISGLTNDFMNAERGFSSPLAPFSETVAQAPVIPAQAPAVPAHAPAVPAPAAPAPAVPAPAPVEEDLLGSFSDQPSAPLQAFQPTAPSTANFYDDEEDDFLGKPTTAAPAAPAAPVTKFNEDSDTESPSVSCTPSPAKKPIVDALKDQDNEKFISSEDLVSDFKEEPRSAPAPIPAPIPVAAPAALAPVPVVVPVPVPVAKPQPVPVAVPVTTALITDLDDEEVVFKPSVQEAPKAPTITAPVIEPKPEAPKPKVEPSKPKVVPAPVESTQPQPKIAPVEEIFCKYGLDAWFKPERLHPQVESLIYWRDVKKSGIVFGAGLITLVAISSFSVISVFAYLSLLTLFGTVAFRIFKSLTQAVQKTNEGHPFKEYLELDLTLSHEKVQNIAGVAVAHINGFISELRRLFLVEDIIDSIKFGLLLWAFTFVGAWFNGMTLVILAFVSLFTLPKVYENNKQSIDTYLDLVRSKLTEVTDKIRVAIPIPIGNKKPVAAAESEKDK encoded by the exons ATGGATCTGAACTTCGACGAACTGAAAAAGGAGGCCGCTGCCACCAACGAGGACATCTTCAACCGGGCACAAAAGGCCTACGAGGACTCAGGACTTGGCGGCGATGCTGGCAACGTAAGCGGTGGCGCCCAGGACGATAATGCCCACACGGAGCACTACTTTGCCAATGAGCAAAAGAACATGGACTTTGGCGATCCGCAGGAGTTTGTCCAACGCCTTTCCGCCGGCGCCAAGGACGCCAAACTTGATTTGGACGCCAAGTTTGCCCAGAAGACCGATGATTTCGAGGACTTTCTGCGCGATGCCGGCAAGGAGGTGAAGCAGGGCATCAGTGGACTGACCAACGACTTCATGAATGCCGAGCGGGGTTTCTCCTCTCCCCTGGCTCCATTCTCGGAGACGGTAGCTCAAGCTCCGGTTATTCCAGCACAAGCTCCAGCTGTTCCAGCACATGCTCCGGCCGTTCCAGCTCCAGcggctccagctcctgctgtCCCAGCACCGGCTCCTGTCGAGGAGGACCTCCTGGGCAGCTTCTCCGACCAGCCATCGGCTCCACTCCAGGCCTTCCAGCCCACGGCACCGTCCACGGCCAATTTCTATGACGATGAGGAGGATGACTTCCTGGGCAAGCCGACCACTGCTGCCccagctgctcctgccgctCCAGTAACCAAGTTCAACGAGGATTCGGACACCGAATCGCCGTCCGTCTCGTGCACACCATCGCCGGCCAAGAAACCCATTGTGGATGCCCTCAAGGATCAGGACAACGAGAAGTTCATCTCGTCGGAGGATCTGGTCAGCGATTTCAAGGAGGAGCCACGCTCCGCACCAGCACCCATACCAGCTCCCATTCccgttgctgctcctgctgctcttGCTCCAGTGCCAGTAGtagtaccagtaccagtaccagttGCCAAACCCCAGCCGGTTCCAGTGGCTGTACCCGTGACAACCGCTTTGATAACCGATCTGGATGACGAGGAGGTGGTGTTCAAGCCCAGTGTCCAGGAGGCGCCCAAGGCACCCACCATCACAGCACCCGTAATCGAACCGAAACCGGAGGCACCCAAGCCCAAGGTGGAGCCGTCCAAGCCGAAGGTCGTACCAGCGCCAGTTGAATCGACCCAGCCGCAGCCAAAGATTGCGCCCGTCGAGGAGATCTTCTGCAAATACGGATTGG ATGCCTGGTTTAAGCCCGAACGTTTGCACCCGCAAG TGGAATCCCTTATCTACTGGCGCGATGTGAAGAAATCCGGCATCGTCTTCGGCGCTGGCCTGATCACATTGGTGGCCATCTCCAGCTTCTCGGTGATCAGCGTGTTCGCTTACTTGTCGCTCCTGACCCTCTTCGGCACCGTCGCCTTCAGAATCTTCAAATCTTTGACACAGGCCGTGCAAAAGACAAACGAGGGACACCCCTTCAA GGAATACTTGGAGCTGGATCTGACGCTGTCGCACGAAAAGGTGCAGAACATTGCCGGCGTGGCTGTGGCACATATCAATGGCTTCATCTCCGAGCTGAGGCGTCTGTTTCTGGTTGAGGATATCATCGATTCGATCAAGTTTGGCCTTCTTCTGTGGGCCTTCACCTTCGTGGGTGCCTGGTTCAATGGCATGACTCTGGTCATCTTGG CCTTTGTCTCGCTGTTTACCTTGCCCAAGGTCTACGAGAACAACAAGCAATCGATCGACACCTACTTGGATCTGGTGCGCAGCAAATTGACAGAAGTCACCGACAA GATCCGAGTagccatccccatccccattggCAACAAGAAGCCCGTGGCCGCTGCCGAGTCTGAGAAGGACAAGTAA
- the LOC122626559 gene encoding reticulon-1-A isoform X4, with product MSAFGETGQNGVCKQRPFICSLLDPNAWFKPERLHPQVESLIYWRDVKKSGIVFGAGLITLVAISSFSVISVFAYLSLLTLFGTVAFRIFKSLTQAVQKTNEGHPFKEYLELDLTLSHEKVQNIAGVAVAHINGFISELRRLFLVEDIIDSIKFGLLLWAFTFVGAWFNGMTLVILAFVSLFTLPKVYENNKQSIDTYLDLVRSKLTEVTDKIRVAIPIPIGNKKPVAAAESEKDK from the exons ATGTCGGCATTTGGTGAAACCGGTCAGAACGGCGTGTGCAAGCAGCGCCCATTCATTTGCTCCCTACTCGATCCCA ATGCCTGGTTTAAGCCCGAACGTTTGCACCCGCAAG TGGAATCCCTTATCTACTGGCGCGATGTGAAGAAATCCGGCATCGTCTTCGGCGCTGGCCTGATCACATTGGTGGCCATCTCCAGCTTCTCGGTGATCAGCGTGTTCGCTTACTTGTCGCTCCTGACCCTCTTCGGCACCGTCGCCTTCAGAATCTTCAAATCTTTGACACAGGCCGTGCAAAAGACAAACGAGGGACACCCCTTCAA GGAATACTTGGAGCTGGATCTGACGCTGTCGCACGAAAAGGTGCAGAACATTGCCGGCGTGGCTGTGGCACATATCAATGGCTTCATCTCCGAGCTGAGGCGTCTGTTTCTGGTTGAGGATATCATCGATTCGATCAAGTTTGGCCTTCTTCTGTGGGCCTTCACCTTCGTGGGTGCCTGGTTCAATGGCATGACTCTGGTCATCTTGG CCTTTGTCTCGCTGTTTACCTTGCCCAAGGTCTACGAGAACAACAAGCAATCGATCGACACCTACTTGGATCTGGTGCGCAGCAAATTGACAGAAGTCACCGACAA GATCCGAGTagccatccccatccccattggCAACAAGAAGCCCGTGGCCGCTGCCGAGTCTGAGAAGGACAAGTAA
- the LOC122626559 gene encoding reticulon-1 isoform X3, which yields MDLNFDELKKEAAATNEDIFNRAQKAYEDSGLGGDAGNVSGGAQDDNAHTEHYFANEQKNMDFGDPQEFVQRLSAGAKDAKLDLDAKFAQKTDDFEDFLRDAGKEVKQGISGLTNDFMNAERGFSSPLAPFSETVAQAPVIPAQAPAVPAPAPVEEDLLGSFSDQPSAPLQAFQPTAPSTANFYDDEEDDFLGKPTTAAPAAPAAPVTKFNEDSDTESPSVSCTPSPAKKPIVDALKDQDNEKFISSEDLVSDFKEEPRSAPAPIPAPIPVAAPAALAPVPVVVPVPVPVAKPQPVPVAVPVTTALITDLDDEEVVFKPSVQEAPKAPTITAPVIEPKPEAPKPKVEPSKPKVVPAPVESTQPQPKIAPVEEIFCKYGLDAWFKPERLHPQVESLIYWRDVKKSGIVFGAGLITLVAISSFSVISVFAYLSLLTLFGTVAFRIFKSLTQAVQKTNEGHPFKEYLELDLTLSHEKVQNIAGVAVAHINGFISELRRLFLVEDIIDSIKFGLLLWAFTFVGAWFNGMTLVILAFVSLFTLPKVYENNKQSIDTYLDLVRSKLTEVTDKIRVAIPIPIGNKKPVAAAESEKDK from the exons ATGGATCTGAACTTCGACGAACTGAAAAAGGAGGCCGCTGCCACCAACGAGGACATCTTCAACCGGGCACAAAAGGCCTACGAGGACTCAGGACTTGGCGGCGATGCTGGCAACGTAAGCGGTGGCGCCCAGGACGATAATGCCCACACGGAGCACTACTTTGCCAATGAGCAAAAGAACATGGACTTTGGCGATCCGCAGGAGTTTGTCCAACGCCTTTCCGCCGGCGCCAAGGACGCCAAACTTGATTTGGACGCCAAGTTTGCCCAGAAGACCGATGATTTCGAGGACTTTCTGCGCGATGCCGGCAAGGAGGTGAAGCAGGGCATCAGTGGACTGACCAACGACTTCATGAATGCCGAGCGGGGTTTCTCCTCTCCCCTGGCTCCATTCTCGGAGACGGTAGCTCAAGCTCCGGTTATTCCAGCACA agctcctgctgtCCCAGCACCGGCTCCTGTCGAGGAGGACCTCCTGGGCAGCTTCTCCGACCAGCCATCGGCTCCACTCCAGGCCTTCCAGCCCACGGCACCGTCCACGGCCAATTTCTATGACGATGAGGAGGATGACTTCCTGGGCAAGCCGACCACTGCTGCCccagctgctcctgccgctCCAGTAACCAAGTTCAACGAGGATTCGGACACCGAATCGCCGTCCGTCTCGTGCACACCATCGCCGGCCAAGAAACCCATTGTGGATGCCCTCAAGGATCAGGACAACGAGAAGTTCATCTCGTCGGAGGATCTGGTCAGCGATTTCAAGGAGGAGCCACGCTCCGCACCAGCACCCATACCAGCTCCCATTCccgttgctgctcctgctgctcttGCTCCAGTGCCAGTAGtagtaccagtaccagtaccagttGCCAAACCCCAGCCGGTTCCAGTGGCTGTACCCGTGACAACCGCTTTGATAACCGATCTGGATGACGAGGAGGTGGTGTTCAAGCCCAGTGTCCAGGAGGCGCCCAAGGCACCCACCATCACAGCACCCGTAATCGAACCGAAACCGGAGGCACCCAAGCCCAAGGTGGAGCCGTCCAAGCCGAAGGTCGTACCAGCGCCAGTTGAATCGACCCAGCCGCAGCCAAAGATTGCGCCCGTCGAGGAGATCTTCTGCAAATACGGATTGG ATGCCTGGTTTAAGCCCGAACGTTTGCACCCGCAAG TGGAATCCCTTATCTACTGGCGCGATGTGAAGAAATCCGGCATCGTCTTCGGCGCTGGCCTGATCACATTGGTGGCCATCTCCAGCTTCTCGGTGATCAGCGTGTTCGCTTACTTGTCGCTCCTGACCCTCTTCGGCACCGTCGCCTTCAGAATCTTCAAATCTTTGACACAGGCCGTGCAAAAGACAAACGAGGGACACCCCTTCAA GGAATACTTGGAGCTGGATCTGACGCTGTCGCACGAAAAGGTGCAGAACATTGCCGGCGTGGCTGTGGCACATATCAATGGCTTCATCTCCGAGCTGAGGCGTCTGTTTCTGGTTGAGGATATCATCGATTCGATCAAGTTTGGCCTTCTTCTGTGGGCCTTCACCTTCGTGGGTGCCTGGTTCAATGGCATGACTCTGGTCATCTTGG CCTTTGTCTCGCTGTTTACCTTGCCCAAGGTCTACGAGAACAACAAGCAATCGATCGACACCTACTTGGATCTGGTGCGCAGCAAATTGACAGAAGTCACCGACAA GATCCGAGTagccatccccatccccattggCAACAAGAAGCCCGTGGCCGCTGCCGAGTCTGAGAAGGACAAGTAA
- the LOC122617088 gene encoding zinc finger HIT domain-containing protein 1, with protein sequence MTGRESNRIKDAEKKRVLDSTARQRRARKALEALEQDNFHDDPHADLVMSKKLPKFQDSLKTGKEKKGKRKGAEYFRAKYRKNFQQLLEEDKDKQPNYESAAAPAPQKPLRHFCAVCGNFSLYSCTACGTRYCRVRCLNTHQDTRCLKWTA encoded by the coding sequence ATGACGGGTCGCGAATCCAACCGCATCAAGGACGCTGAGAAGAAGCGTGTCTTGGACTCCACAGCTCGCCAGAGACGTGCCCGCAAAGCCTTGGAGGCCCTGGAGCAGGATAACTTCCACGATGACCCACACGCCGACCTCGTCATGTCGAAGAAGTTGCcaaaattccaggacagcCTGAAGACCGGCAAAGAGAAGAAAGGCAAGCGGAAGGGCGCCGAATACTTTCGCGCCAAGTATCGCAAGAACTTCCAGCAGCTGCTCGAGGAGGACAAGGATAAGCAGCCCAACTACGAGAGTGCCGCGGCACCGGCTCCGCAAAAGCCGTTGCGGCATTTCTGCGCCGTTTGCGGCAACTTCTCTTTGTACTCGTGCACCGCCTGCGGAACGCGTTACTGTCGCGTTAGGTGCCTAAATACGCACCAGGACACGCGATGCCTTAAGTGGACCGCCTGA
- the LOC122626559 gene encoding reticulon-1-A isoform X6 gives MAGGSKRYSRNNSNGNFQPLPERGPVESLIYWRDVKKSGIVFGAGLITLVAISSFSVISVFAYLSLLTLFGTVAFRIFKSLTQAVQKTNEGHPFKEYLELDLTLSHEKVQNIAGVAVAHINGFISELRRLFLVEDIIDSIKFGLLLWAFTFVGAWFNGMTLVILAFVSLFTLPKVYENNKQSIDTYLDLVRSKLTEVTDKIRVAIPIPIGNKKPVAAAESEKDK, from the exons atggcAGGCGGCAGCAAGCGCTATTCACGCAACAATTCCAACGGCAACTTTCAGCCGCTTCCAGAACGCGGACCAG TGGAATCCCTTATCTACTGGCGCGATGTGAAGAAATCCGGCATCGTCTTCGGCGCTGGCCTGATCACATTGGTGGCCATCTCCAGCTTCTCGGTGATCAGCGTGTTCGCTTACTTGTCGCTCCTGACCCTCTTCGGCACCGTCGCCTTCAGAATCTTCAAATCTTTGACACAGGCCGTGCAAAAGACAAACGAGGGACACCCCTTCAA GGAATACTTGGAGCTGGATCTGACGCTGTCGCACGAAAAGGTGCAGAACATTGCCGGCGTGGCTGTGGCACATATCAATGGCTTCATCTCCGAGCTGAGGCGTCTGTTTCTGGTTGAGGATATCATCGATTCGATCAAGTTTGGCCTTCTTCTGTGGGCCTTCACCTTCGTGGGTGCCTGGTTCAATGGCATGACTCTGGTCATCTTGG CCTTTGTCTCGCTGTTTACCTTGCCCAAGGTCTACGAGAACAACAAGCAATCGATCGACACCTACTTGGATCTGGTGCGCAGCAAATTGACAGAAGTCACCGACAA GATCCGAGTagccatccccatccccattggCAACAAGAAGCCCGTGGCCGCTGCCGAGTCTGAGAAGGACAAGTAA